Proteins encoded by one window of Cucurbita pepo subsp. pepo cultivar mu-cu-16 chromosome LG14, ASM280686v2, whole genome shotgun sequence:
- the LOC111810715 gene encoding adenylyltransferase and sulfurtransferase MOCS3, protein MASTTTESSRILHEIETLKSARSDLDRRISSLESQLRDLNHHQNNGVSHAPSASLSTLDSTFPHGLSPDMIYRYSRHLLLPTFGVQAQSRLLKSSILVVGAGGLGSPALMYLAACGVGRLGIVDHDVVELNNMHRQIIHTEAYIGRSKVESAAATCHSINSTVQIVEHKEALRTSNALEIFSKYDIIVDATDNAPSRYMISDCCVVLGKPLVSGAAVGLEGQLTVYNYNGGPCYRCLFPTPPPTTACQRCSDSGVLGVVPGIIGCLQALEAIKIASAVGEPLSGRMLLFDALAARIRIVKIRGRSLQCEVCGENSKFKAAQFQEFDYEKFTQSPLSTSPLRLKLLEPHSRISAKEYSDRLHKGESHVLLDVRPEHHFRIVSLPNSLNVPLSSLDGRLEEVGLALKGEKHKQGSDSSSGDVQLYVVCRRGNDSQRAVKALQEKGFSSAKDIIGGLEGWAREVDPTFPSY, encoded by the exons ATGGCCTCCACTACCACAGAATCTTCTCGTATTCTTCACGAAATCGAGACCTTGAAATCCGCCAGGTCCGACTTAGATCGTCGTATTTCATCTCTCGAGTCCCAGCTCCGCGACCTGAATCATCACCAGAACAATGGCGTCTCTCATGCCCCTTCCGCTTCATTATCCACTCTCGACTCCACTTTTCCTCATGGATTGTCCCCCGACATGATTTACAGATACAGTCGCCACCTCCTCCTTCCTACCTTCGGAGTCCAAG CGCAATCGCGGCTTTTGAAGTCTTCGATTTTAGTAGTTGGAGCGGGAGGGTTGGGCTCACCAGCTTTGATGTATCTTGCAGCTTGTGGGGTTG GTCGTCTGGGAATTGTTGATCATGATGTAGTTGAGCTAAATAACATGCATCGGCAG ATCATCCATACTGAGGCATATATTGGACGGTCGAAAGTAGAATCGGCTGCTGCTACGTGTCACTC GATCAACTCTACTGTccagattgttgaacacaaaGAAGCTCTTCGTACATCAAACGCTTTAGAAATTTTTAGCAA ATATGATATCATAGTAGATGCAACAGATAATGCTCCTAGCCGATACATGATTAGTGATTGTTGTGTGGTGCTGGGAAAG CCTCTTGTGTCTGGTGCAGCTGTAGGTTTGGAGGGACAG CTGACAGTTTACAATTACAATGGAGGTCCATGCTACCGATGCCTATTTCCAACTCCCCCGCCAACAACAGCATGCCAAAGGTGTTCTGATAGTGGTGTTCTTGGAGTAG TTCCTGGGATCATTGGCTGTCTTCAAGCCTTGGAGGCTATAAAAATTGCAAGTGCAGTTGGTGAGCCACTTTCTGGACGGATGCTTCTGTTTGATGCCTTAGCAGCAAGGATCCGAATT GTCAAGATTCGTGGAAGGTCGTTGCAGTGTGAAGTATGTGGAGAAAATTCTAAATTCAAAGCAGCACAATTTCAAGAATTCGACTATGAGAAGTTCACCCAGTCTCCATTATCTACG TCTCCTCTGAGGTTAAAACTACTGGAGCCACACTCAAGAATAAGTGCCAAAGAGTACAGTGATCGACTTCATAAAGGCGAATCACACGTGCTTTTGGATGTCCGTCCCGAGCACCATTTCAGAATTGTTTCTCTTCCGAACTCCCTTAACGTTCCGCTGTCTAGTTTGGACGGAAGGCTGGAAGAAGTTGGTTTGGCTCTGAAGGGAGAGAAACATAAACAGGGTTCAGACTCCTCCAGTGGTGATGTTCAATTATACGTTGTTTGTAGGAGAGGGAATGATTCTCAAAGAGCCGTCAAGGCTCTCCAGGAGAAAGGGTTCAGTTCAGCTAAGGATATCATTGGTGGATTGGAGGGTTGGGCCCGCGAGGTAGACCCCACTTTCCCTTCCTATTAA